From a region of the uncultured Desulfatiglans sp. genome:
- a CDS encoding conserved exported hypothetical protein (Evidence 4 : Unknown function but conserved in other organisms), translating to MEYFVRPSTRKNSRHLTFPSVLPLLLLFLLPVAGSAKAADQRPEILLSAVGDSLTQGTMDAANHAFSTWNAYLHRISESLAQVSIPIFSEPVLNLSGRRLFPFRIPTNLGVDGADIFSIEGIEYYKRVGAEDSFLSPSCLCDKKLPQGLTDAYDKVLYPLNLLAGQPVSQMDALRVLLDRLAADERSSAHALVIFWAGNNDSSLATLGTGGANPVFLPFPFDLIALQLLPGLRALLDYGQTTGILRFDPYTVDAIERNLTEEDDFANQYRHILSRLQEDSLLPSERRSIFCLTLPYYSAVGYLFDSEDIEYYLRKIDPDYTVPPTFSRVAAPGEPVADFTRGDRISLFTFGFMYMLLHTGYSADYVNRALEIGGIQNDGLVLSEAEERMIMERVDGFNRAILSAAAETGPSVQVLDIGEDLSAVLTGETPIEIDGRILNRKWSRGGSFCLDGVHPGFTGHALIANQILDSLNERLGLAAPLHDLKAIMLTDPYVDNDEDGWVPGPVYKPAGLTELLYLFRDPDDTDPDRQVELPPDVWQSVSRILLEEMLGVPSLRDEAARRR from the coding sequence GTGGAATATTTCGTGCGCCCATCAACCCGCAAGAACAGTCGGCACCTCACGTTCCCATCGGTTTTGCCGCTCCTGCTCCTCTTCCTCCTGCCCGTTGCAGGCAGCGCGAAGGCCGCTGATCAACGCCCCGAAATCCTACTTTCTGCGGTCGGCGACAGCCTCACCCAAGGGACCATGGACGCCGCCAACCATGCCTTCAGCACCTGGAATGCCTACCTCCACCGGATATCCGAATCCCTGGCGCAGGTGAGCATCCCGATTTTTTCAGAGCCGGTGCTGAACCTTTCCGGGAGACGCCTTTTCCCTTTCCGCATCCCGACGAACCTCGGCGTCGACGGTGCGGATATCTTTTCCATCGAAGGCATCGAGTACTACAAGCGGGTGGGTGCCGAAGACTCTTTCCTGAGCCCCTCCTGCCTCTGCGACAAAAAGCTTCCTCAAGGATTGACGGACGCTTACGACAAAGTCCTTTACCCTCTGAACCTCCTGGCCGGCCAACCGGTCTCCCAAATGGACGCCTTGCGGGTGCTCCTCGATCGCCTGGCGGCTGACGAGCGCTCTTCAGCGCATGCCCTGGTGATCTTCTGGGCCGGAAACAACGACTCCAGCTTGGCCACCCTGGGGACCGGGGGGGCTAACCCTGTCTTTCTCCCCTTCCCGTTCGACCTGATCGCGCTGCAGCTCTTACCGGGCCTGCGCGCCCTTCTGGACTACGGCCAGACGACAGGCATCCTCCGCTTCGATCCGTACACAGTGGATGCCATCGAGAGGAATCTGACCGAAGAGGACGATTTCGCGAACCAATACCGCCACATCCTCTCCCGCCTGCAGGAAGACAGTCTTCTGCCCTCGGAGCGTCGATCCATCTTCTGCCTGACCCTTCCTTACTACAGCGCTGTGGGATATCTCTTCGATTCCGAGGATATCGAATATTACCTCAGGAAGATCGACCCCGACTATACGGTGCCGCCCACCTTTTCCCGTGTAGCGGCGCCGGGCGAACCCGTTGCGGATTTCACCCGGGGCGATCGGATATCCCTCTTCACCTTCGGTTTCATGTACATGCTTCTCCACACCGGCTACTCGGCGGATTACGTCAATCGGGCCCTCGAGATCGGCGGCATCCAGAATGACGGCCTCGTCCTTTCTGAAGCAGAGGAGCGGATGATCATGGAGCGGGTCGACGGTTTCAACCGGGCCATTCTCAGCGCTGCGGCGGAAACCGGTCCCTCGGTGCAGGTACTGGATATCGGAGAGGATTTGAGTGCGGTGTTGACAGGGGAAACCCCCATCGAGATCGACGGCCGCATCCTGAACCGCAAATGGTCACGCGGCGGCAGTTTCTGCCTCGACGGCGTCCATCCTGGCTTCACGGGCCACGCGCTCATCGCCAACCAGATCCTCGACAGCCTGAACGAACGTCTCGGACTGGCCGCGCCGCTGCACGACCTCAAAGCCATTATGCTGACAGACCCTTACGTCGACAACGATGAAGACGGATGGGTCCCGGGTCCTGTTTACAAACCAGCGGGCCTGACAGAACTGCTTTACCTCTTCAGGGATCCGGATGACACAGACCCGGATCGGCAGGTGGAATTGCCCCCCGATGTCTGGCAATCCGTCTCCAGGATCCTGCTGGAAGAGATGCTCGGCGTCCCCTCTCTTCGGGATGAAGCCGCTCGAAGGCGATGA
- a CDS encoding Ubiquinone biosynthesis protein, which yields MEIKTLTNLGRFKDIVLTLLNYGFVDLVDRLDLPGKKLLTKSSRRELELGTWERIRRAMEDLGPTFVKFGQIMSLRPDLLPGPLIEELRKLQDEVPPEKPSDIRKVIEKALGAPLEEVFLSFETEPIAAASLSQVHRALLRDSRRVVAIKVQRPGIRSKIEKDLDILAYLLGRLNERVEEIRLYDLPGLLKTTRRNLLRELDFLREARAMQIARAQLSGMPGVYIPEPVSEYCTERLLVMDFVRGKKLKELPAEHIEEAENLAKLGLRITISQILEHGFFHADPHPGNILVREGKELCLLDWGMVGRLTDEDRFDLIDLVRSVAEKDSKRLLETLLLITSIDRTFDQRALERDLLDILDAYTSIPLQEINIGQALLDITALLREYRLRVPSDLAVMIKALVTAEGTARILYPDLNVIPEIEDQVRRLAVERYHPGFLWKNLRSTAGHLLSLHRNLPSHLSQIVDKVNRGDLSIRFEHENLGGLRKTLENIFNRLTLGVILAAMIIGSSMIITTGVKPFLFGYPALGVIGYIISGILGLWLVFNILRTRRF from the coding sequence GTGGAAATCAAGACGCTGACCAACCTCGGGCGGTTCAAAGATATCGTCCTCACGTTGTTGAACTATGGCTTTGTCGACCTCGTCGACCGGCTGGATCTCCCGGGCAAAAAGCTCCTCACGAAATCCAGCCGCCGGGAACTTGAGCTCGGCACGTGGGAGCGGATCCGCCGCGCCATGGAAGACCTCGGACCGACCTTCGTCAAGTTCGGTCAGATCATGAGCCTCCGGCCCGATCTTCTACCCGGCCCCCTGATCGAGGAGCTGCGGAAGTTGCAGGATGAGGTCCCGCCCGAAAAGCCGTCCGACATCCGCAAGGTGATCGAGAAGGCGCTCGGGGCGCCGCTCGAGGAGGTCTTTCTCTCATTCGAGACCGAACCGATCGCCGCCGCGAGTCTCTCCCAGGTTCATCGTGCCCTCCTGCGCGACAGCCGGAGGGTGGTCGCGATCAAGGTGCAACGGCCCGGCATTCGATCGAAAATCGAGAAAGACCTGGACATTCTCGCCTACCTCCTCGGCCGGTTGAACGAGCGGGTGGAAGAGATCCGCCTTTACGATCTGCCGGGGCTGCTCAAAACCACCAGGCGGAATCTCCTGCGCGAACTGGATTTTCTGAGAGAGGCCCGGGCCATGCAGATCGCCCGGGCTCAGCTTTCCGGCATGCCCGGGGTGTACATTCCCGAACCGGTCTCGGAATACTGCACCGAGCGCCTGCTCGTCATGGATTTCGTCCGCGGCAAAAAGCTCAAGGAGCTTCCCGCCGAACACATCGAAGAAGCGGAAAACCTGGCGAAGCTCGGTCTGAGGATCACGATCAGCCAGATCCTCGAACATGGTTTTTTCCATGCCGATCCCCACCCGGGCAACATCCTTGTCAGGGAAGGGAAGGAACTATGCCTCCTGGACTGGGGAATGGTGGGGAGGCTGACGGACGAAGACCGCTTCGACCTCATCGACCTGGTCCGTTCGGTCGCCGAAAAAGACAGCAAGCGCCTGCTGGAAACCCTCCTGCTGATCACGTCGATCGATAGGACCTTCGATCAACGCGCCCTTGAAAGGGATCTCCTCGACATCCTGGATGCCTACACGTCCATCCCCCTCCAGGAAATCAACATCGGGCAGGCTTTGCTTGATATCACCGCCCTTTTGCGGGAGTACCGTCTGCGCGTGCCGAGCGACCTCGCCGTCATGATCAAGGCCCTGGTCACCGCTGAAGGAACCGCCCGAATCCTCTATCCCGACCTCAACGTCATCCCGGAGATCGAAGACCAGGTCCGGCGTCTGGCTGTAGAACGCTACCACCCCGGGTTCCTCTGGAAAAACCTCCGCAGCACTGCAGGCCACCTCCTGAGCCTCCACCGCAACCTCCCGAGCCATCTCTCGCAGATCGTCGACAAGGTCAACCGCGGGGATCTGAGCATCCGGTTCGAACACGAAAACCTCGGAGGCCTCAGGAAAACGTTGGAAAACATCTTCAATCGTCTGACCCTCGGCGTCATTCTGGCTGCGATGATCATCGGCTCTTCCATGATCATTACAACCGGCGTCAAACCGTTTCTCTTCGGATACCCCGCGCTCGGGGTCATCGGCTACATCATCTCAGGGATCCTGGGGCTCTGGCTGGTGTTCAATATCCTGCGTACCCGCCGCTTCTGA
- a CDS encoding conserved hypothetical protein (Evidence 4 : Unknown function but conserved in other organisms), giving the protein MLDDIKKGLLAGLGMVFLTKDKIEETARKMVDEARMSKEDARRLTDELLETGEKQWSRIEENITETVHKGLRNLDVGSRKELDELRSRVQNLEERVSLLEAAKDPIEG; this is encoded by the coding sequence ATGTTGGATGATATCAAAAAGGGGTTATTGGCCGGTCTCGGCATGGTGTTCCTCACCAAGGACAAGATCGAAGAAACTGCACGCAAAATGGTGGACGAGGCCCGCATGAGCAAAGAGGATGCCCGGCGGCTCACGGACGAACTGCTGGAAACCGGTGAAAAGCAATGGTCCAGGATCGAGGAAAATATCACCGAAACCGTCCACAAGGGGCTCCGGAACCTCGATGTGGGCAGCCGCAAGGAGTTGGACGAACTGAGATCGCGCGTCCAGAACCTCGAAGAGCGGGTGAGTCTGCTCGAGGCGGCAAAGGACCCGATCGAGGGGTGA
- a CDS encoding Outer membrane protein slp gives MKLKTRLCIAWFLLMTCLAAAAGCAPVVSLKALQSADRSLPFPTLAADPGAFSGTTVVLGGQIVETKNLPGKSLIFVVQRPLDSRQKPKPDSESRGRFLISVEGFLDPAIYRAGRWITVVGTVAGSETRPLGDIQYTYPVIAEREHHLWPLKGVAPDAQIHFGIGIGFGF, from the coding sequence ATGAAACTGAAGACCCGTCTATGCATCGCTTGGTTCCTGCTGATGACCTGTCTCGCCGCCGCTGCCGGGTGTGCACCGGTCGTTTCCCTAAAGGCGCTCCAGAGCGCGGATCGGTCCTTGCCCTTCCCGACGCTCGCAGCCGATCCCGGCGCTTTTTCGGGCACCACGGTGGTCCTGGGCGGACAAATCGTCGAAACGAAAAATCTCCCGGGCAAAAGTCTCATTTTCGTTGTTCAGCGACCTCTCGACAGCCGGCAAAAGCCCAAACCGGACAGCGAATCGAGGGGGCGCTTTCTCATTTCGGTGGAAGGCTTCCTGGACCCTGCCATCTACCGTGCAGGCAGATGGATCACGGTGGTCGGCACCGTCGCCGGGAGCGAAACGCGCCCCCTGGGGGACATTCAATACACCTATCCGGTCATCGCAGAACGCGAACATCATCTCTGGCCCCTGAAGGGCGTTGCCCCCGATGCCCAAATCCACTTCGGAATCGGGATCGGCTTCGGTTTTTGA
- a CDS encoding hypothetical protein (Evidence 5 : Unknown function) codes for MFAEAILSPQALYGSGSGSQPNPAGFSRIELVLLSLHPAWRIRNAAPSSFRSGYGCDIY; via the coding sequence GTGTTTGCCGAAGCGATCCTTTCCCCACAGGCGCTTTACGGTTCCGGCTCCGGATCCCAGCCCAATCCGGCCGGGTTTTCCCGGATCGAGTTGGTTCTGCTTTCTCTCCACCCCGCCTGGCGGATCAGGAACGCGGCTCCCTCATCTTTTCGATCGGGGTATGGTTGTGATATATATTAA
- a CDS encoding conserved hypothetical protein (Evidence 4 : Unknown function but conserved in other organisms) encodes MVEINPEYLAPCGLYCGVCAILYAERDGNRKFKERLVDVYKGKLPDSGNLSADDICCKGCLSDDPFLFCRECAIKACTREKGYTGCHQCDAFPCRLIDEFPMPVGRKVMLRAIPYWREHGTEKWVADEEARYHCPACGHRLFRGAKRCNRCGTPVDLD; translated from the coding sequence ATGGTGGAGATCAATCCTGAATATCTTGCACCCTGCGGCCTCTACTGCGGGGTATGCGCCATCCTATACGCCGAACGGGATGGGAACCGCAAATTCAAGGAGCGGCTGGTGGACGTCTATAAGGGCAAGCTGCCGGACAGCGGGAACCTGTCGGCGGACGACATCTGCTGCAAAGGCTGCCTTTCGGACGATCCTTTCCTCTTCTGCCGCGAATGCGCCATCAAGGCCTGCACCCGCGAAAAGGGCTACACGGGCTGTCATCAGTGCGACGCGTTCCCCTGCCGTCTGATCGACGAATTTCCCATGCCTGTGGGCCGGAAGGTCATGCTTCGGGCCATCCCGTACTGGCGGGAGCACGGCACCGAAAAGTGGGTGGCCGACGAAGAGGCCCGTTACCACTGCCCGGCCTGCGGCCATCGATTGTTCCGCGGCGCCAAACGCTGCAATCGGTGCGGTACGCCGGTAGACCTGGATTGA
- a CDS encoding Hydrolase, NUDIX family, whose protein sequence is MSPKHWEVLSSILDRSYRVFSIRTDRARSPRTGKAHDFFVLESSAWVNIIPLTSNGEVVLIRQYRHGIRDVTLEIPGGLVEAGDTPETAALRELREETGYHAGKAFELGTVHPNPAIQNNICYTYLANDVIPAGQQEQDDKEDIQVLLKPIEEVPALIRQGAITHALVLAAFYRYFMEYKRM, encoded by the coding sequence ATGTCCCCGAAACACTGGGAAGTCCTGTCGAGCATCCTGGACAGATCCTATCGTGTCTTCAGCATCCGGACCGACCGCGCACGCTCTCCCCGCACCGGAAAGGCCCATGATTTCTTCGTGCTGGAATCTTCCGCCTGGGTCAACATCATCCCCCTCACGTCCAACGGCGAGGTCGTCCTGATCCGCCAGTACCGGCACGGCATCCGCGACGTCACGCTGGAGATACCGGGCGGACTCGTAGAGGCCGGCGACACCCCCGAAACCGCGGCCCTCAGGGAACTTCGTGAAGAGACCGGTTATCATGCCGGGAAGGCCTTCGAACTCGGAACGGTGCACCCGAACCCGGCCATCCAGAACAATATCTGCTACACCTATCTAGCCAACGATGTCATTCCGGCGGGGCAGCAGGAACAGGACGACAAGGAGGACATCCAGGTCCTGCTCAAGCCGATCGAGGAAGTGCCCGCCCTCATCCGGCAGGGCGCGATCACCCACGCCCTGGTCCTGGCCGCCTTCTACCGGTATTTCATGGAATACAAACGCATGTGA